One Amycolatopsis sp. NBC_00355 genomic window carries:
- a CDS encoding sacsin N-terminal ATP-binding-like domain-containing protein, giving the protein MSGSTAEPPVADPFGTGRLRDATLRAWRDSPTRLTEDTNVERDLRVGAYRDRLFVELAQNAADAAMAAGVPGRVRVSLVDGQLRFANTGAPLDARGVASLASLRASGKTGDTVGRFGVGFAAVRTVADEAQVLSTTGGVVFSADRTREAAGIDGDVPVLRLPWPVETPVPAGFDTEVRLPLRSDVDGQALLDELGKDIGDLLLALPWLGEVDVDGRVWTRTADQDVVEIRGPEKETRWLTHRGDVVWAVPVDAQGTPIPLEEDVLHAPTPTDDGLSLPARLLAPVPVEPSRRRALPGEELKRALEKAAKEYVGLVRLLPPERRFALVPVPGFPKSTVDAQLREDVLAQLATEPWLSTQDGREVSGRQARVIDVDVPGLAALLADVVPDLLAEAPPASALKAVSVQVISIEEVLETLTGATREPSWWHDVYQALNIAVESHALAAARLDGLPVPLSDGRTLPGARGSLLVDGSAELLDLLSDVDIPGLRLVHPAASHPLLERLGAKHADARELLNADQLRDAVERSVEDVRSGLDGTTLAGAVLRLIADCGDDAPQWTGALALPATDTWRRADELVLPASPLIDIFDEEVFEEDGTLDVLDEDFAGDWPAETLKAVGVLDSFALVTDDEPHEPDHDLPDEEAWWDARAEPPSTLLAIRDLDLVADDSWPAALRLLAARPETWHALRTPGGHAAWWIAQYAVLGGLAPNEWRLPDADLAGLYDEVPDVGLTDDLLRIAGVRKDLTLSTVDEAADVLRRLGDPDRTISAGLATRAYDAVVQSGFDPGAPDAVRAADGSVVEDALVLDVPWVAGALEPDQYVVAPEEPDRLADLLDLPPASTTPAEIISEGEYAPWAELPALKLVAEQLGIRLPDGGVLVHDPLTVSIQLTEHDVQWWSDGRLHAADTSEGLARAFAWATGRWPDRHLITALLDDPSPRTLLA; this is encoded by the coding sequence GTGAGCGGTTCGACTGCTGAGCCGCCCGTCGCCGATCCCTTTGGTACCGGGCGGCTTCGGGACGCGACCCTGCGTGCCTGGCGGGACTCGCCCACTCGGCTCACCGAGGACACCAACGTCGAGCGGGACCTCCGCGTCGGGGCCTATCGGGATCGCCTCTTCGTCGAGCTCGCGCAGAACGCCGCCGACGCCGCCATGGCGGCCGGTGTGCCGGGGCGCGTTCGGGTGTCTCTTGTGGACGGACAGCTCCGGTTCGCCAACACCGGCGCACCCCTTGACGCTCGGGGTGTCGCCTCACTTGCGTCGCTGCGGGCGTCGGGGAAGACCGGGGACACCGTCGGGCGGTTCGGGGTCGGGTTTGCCGCTGTCCGCACCGTTGCCGATGAGGCGCAGGTTCTGAGCACTACCGGTGGCGTGGTCTTCTCCGCCGATCGCACCCGTGAAGCCGCGGGGATCGACGGTGACGTTCCCGTGCTGCGGCTGCCGTGGCCCGTCGAAACCCCTGTTCCGGCGGGGTTCGACACCGAAGTTCGCCTGCCGTTGCGAAGCGACGTCGATGGGCAAGCCCTCCTCGACGAGCTGGGCAAGGACATCGGTGACCTTCTGCTCGCCCTGCCGTGGCTGGGTGAGGTCGATGTGGACGGTCGTGTGTGGACTCGCACGGCTGACCAGGACGTCGTCGAGATTCGTGGGCCGGAAAAGGAAACCCGCTGGCTGACTCATCGCGGTGACGTCGTCTGGGCCGTCCCGGTCGACGCCCAGGGGACTCCGATCCCGCTCGAAGAAGACGTCCTGCACGCGCCCACCCCCACCGACGACGGGCTTTCGTTGCCCGCCCGGCTGCTGGCGCCGGTGCCGGTCGAGCCGTCGCGACGGCGGGCGCTGCCCGGCGAAGAGCTCAAGCGGGCGCTCGAAAAGGCCGCGAAAGAGTACGTCGGACTGGTCCGGTTGCTGCCGCCGGAACGCCGGTTCGCGCTGGTGCCCGTCCCCGGGTTTCCGAAGTCCACAGTGGATGCGCAACTCCGGGAAGACGTGCTGGCGCAGCTGGCCACCGAGCCGTGGCTGTCCACTCAGGACGGCCGTGAAGTCTCTGGTCGTCAGGCGCGCGTGATCGACGTCGACGTGCCCGGGCTGGCCGCCTTGCTGGCCGACGTCGTTCCCGATCTGCTCGCCGAAGCGCCGCCTGCCAGTGCGCTCAAGGCTGTTTCTGTGCAGGTGATCAGCATCGAAGAGGTGCTGGAAACGCTTACCGGCGCCACCCGGGAGCCGTCCTGGTGGCACGACGTCTACCAGGCGCTGAACATCGCCGTCGAATCCCACGCGCTCGCGGCGGCCCGGCTTGACGGCCTGCCCGTGCCGCTTTCCGACGGCCGCACGTTGCCGGGTGCGCGAGGCAGCCTGCTGGTCGACGGCTCGGCCGAACTCCTCGATCTTCTGTCCGATGTGGACATCCCGGGGCTGCGGCTGGTGCACCCCGCGGCATCGCACCCGTTGCTGGAACGGTTGGGCGCCAAGCACGCCGACGCGCGCGAGCTGCTCAACGCCGATCAGCTGCGCGACGCCGTCGAACGCAGTGTCGAGGACGTCCGGTCCGGGCTGGACGGGACGACGCTCGCCGGTGCCGTCCTCAGGCTGATCGCCGACTGCGGTGACGATGCTCCACAGTGGACCGGCGCGCTCGCGTTGCCCGCCACCGACACCTGGCGCCGCGCCGACGAGCTCGTGCTCCCGGCGTCGCCGCTCATCGACATCTTCGACGAAGAGGTCTTCGAGGAGGACGGCACACTCGACGTCCTCGACGAGGACTTTGCCGGAGACTGGCCGGCCGAGACGCTGAAAGCCGTCGGCGTGCTCGATTCGTTCGCGCTGGTGACCGACGACGAGCCGCACGAACCCGACCACGACCTGCCGGACGAAGAAGCCTGGTGGGACGCGCGCGCCGAGCCGCCGTCGACGCTCCTCGCCATCCGGGATCTCGACCTCGTCGCCGACGATTCCTGGCCCGCGGCGCTGCGTTTGCTCGCAGCGCGGCCCGAGACGTGGCACGCCCTGCGCACGCCCGGTGGACACGCCGCCTGGTGGATCGCGCAGTACGCCGTGCTCGGCGGGCTGGCGCCGAACGAGTGGCGGCTGCCGGATGCCGACCTCGCCGGGCTCTACGACGAGGTCCCCGACGTCGGCCTGACCGACGACCTGCTCCGGATCGCCGGAGTGCGTAAAGATCTCACACTGTCCACAGTGGACGAGGCGGCGGACGTCCTGCGCCGGCTCGGCGACCCGGACCGCACGATCTCGGCCGGCCTGGCCACGCGTGCCTACGACGCCGTCGTCCAGTCCGGGTTCGATCCCGGCGCGCCGGACGCCGTCCGGGCCGCGGACGGGTCCGTCGTCGAAGACGCGCTGGTCCTGGACGTGCCGTGGGTCGCCGGGGCGCTCGAACCGGATCAGTACGTTGTCGCGCCCGAAGAGCCGGACCGCCTCGCGGACCTGCTCGACCTGCCGCCGGCGAGCACCACCCCCGCCGAGATCATCAGCGAGGGCGAGTACGCGCCGTGGGCCGAGCTGCCCGCGCTCAAGCTCGTCGCCGAGCAGCTCGGGATCCGGCTGCCGGACGGCGGCGTGCTGGTGCACGATCCGCTGACCGTGTCGATCCAGCTCACCGAGCACGACGTCCAGTGGTGGTCCGACGGCCGGCTGCACGCGGCCGACACGTCGGAGGGTCTGGCCCGCGCGTTCGCCTGGGCGACCGGGCGCTGGCCGGACCGGCACCTCATCACGGCGCTGCTCGACGACCCGTCACCGCGGACGCTGCTGGCGTAA
- a CDS encoding DUF3027 domain-containing protein: MTLLLTLDDGSVQRKLADAVEFARAAVLEEAPEEQIGAHVGAGREDAVSASHLFEAQVPGYRGWRWCVTVALAGDDEPVTVSEVVLVPGPEARIAPAWVPWERRVRAGDLGVGDIFPTDDSDPRLAPAYLQSDDPAVEEVARETGLGRIHVLSRFGREDAATRWHGGEFGPRSDMARSAPGVCGTCGFFVPLAGSLRGGFGACTNDIAPADGHVVDVEYGCGAHSEVEVEVTSSIPVAELVYDDSLLDFDTPAAVEPAAAAAPVVPADGERAEGTVADPTVAEVEAVAVVEATEVVESPAAEPETAVTEADLSPAEVEPEVAEAAAAESIAAEAGVAAAEAEEPVVAAEAAAEPEQLAAETKAAEAEPIAAEAVAQPSAAEPLATGAEAAAAEPVAAEAVAAATEPEVATANAELVAEPTQSEVTDAVAEPQAVVPEAEPLAAEVSEPTQSEVTDAVAEPQAVVPEAEPLAAEVSEPTQSEVTDAVAGPQAVVPEAEPPAAEVSEPTGGAVATPEAEQGVAAKAGDAALVGQPEAVSSEDRTAAVEPQVTEIANSAVAEPVSPEIAAADTMVADAPAAEEPTRVEVTDVVAEPQDAAAEPIVAEAEVTEPARVDVAELPAGAPEAGQTVVGESAEPVQAEAAAEPQVVEADDAAAAELPVAAEPAPAEVPEAALTDSVVTETAESRADGSEAGAVPERAEAEPAQTDVTDAAVAEPTQADANEADATESGAAQPDATGTAAREAETAQHSATEADAAQHQVGAAETGAKHHDVTETDHRGER; encoded by the coding sequence ATGACTCTGCTGCTGACCCTGGACGACGGCTCCGTGCAGCGCAAACTCGCCGATGCGGTGGAGTTCGCGCGTGCCGCGGTGCTGGAGGAAGCGCCCGAGGAGCAGATCGGTGCCCACGTCGGCGCCGGCCGGGAGGACGCGGTCTCGGCGAGTCACCTGTTCGAGGCGCAGGTGCCCGGCTACCGCGGCTGGCGCTGGTGCGTGACGGTCGCGCTGGCGGGCGACGACGAGCCGGTGACGGTCAGCGAGGTCGTCCTGGTGCCGGGCCCCGAGGCGCGCATCGCGCCGGCGTGGGTGCCGTGGGAACGCCGCGTCCGCGCGGGTGACCTCGGCGTCGGCGACATCTTCCCGACGGACGACAGCGACCCCCGCCTGGCCCCGGCGTACCTCCAGTCGGACGACCCGGCGGTGGAGGAGGTCGCCCGCGAGACGGGCTTGGGCCGCATCCACGTCCTGTCCCGCTTCGGCCGCGAAGACGCGGCGACCCGCTGGCACGGCGGCGAGTTCGGCCCCCGCTCGGACATGGCGCGCTCGGCGCCGGGCGTTTGCGGGACATGCGGCTTCTTCGTCCCGCTGGCCGGTTCGTTGCGCGGCGGCTTCGGAGCGTGCACGAACGACATCGCCCCAGCGGACGGCCACGTGGTGGACGTCGAGTACGGCTGCGGCGCGCACTCCGAGGTAGAGGTCGAGGTGACCTCGTCGATCCCGGTGGCCGAGCTGGTCTACGACGACTCTTTGCTGGACTTCGACACTCCCGCCGCGGTCGAGCCGGCTGCTGCTGCCGCCCCGGTCGTCCCGGCGGACGGGGAGCGAGCCGAGGGAACGGTGGCAGACCCGACGGTGGCCGAGGTCGAGGCGGTCGCGGTGGTCGAGGCCACGGAGGTGGTGGAGTCCCCGGCCGCGGAGCCCGAGACGGCGGTGACCGAGGCTGACCTGTCGCCGGCGGAGGTTGAGCCGGAGGTCGCGGAAGCGGCGGCTGCGGAGTCGATTGCGGCGGAAGCCGGGGTGGCTGCGGCGGAGGCCGAGGAGCCGGTGGTGGCCGCGGAGGCTGCCGCGGAGCCGGAGCAGCTGGCGGCGGAGACCAAGGCTGCGGAGGCTGAGCCGATTGCGGCGGAAGCTGTGGCGCAGCCGTCGGCGGCGGAACCACTGGCTACGGGGGCTGAGGCCGCTGCGGCTGAGCCGGTTGCGGCGGAAGCGGTGGCGGCTGCGACGGAGCCGGAGGTGGCGACCGCAAATGCCGAGCTGGTGGCGGAGCCGACCCAGTCCGAGGTGACCGATGCGGTTGCCGAGCCGCAGGCCGTTGTGCCTGAGGCTGAGCCGCTGGCGGCAGAGGTGTCGGAGCCGACCCAGTCCGAGGTGACCGATGCGGTTGCCGAGCCGCAGGCCGTTGTGCCTGAGGCTGAGCCGCTGGCGGCAGAGGTGTCGGAGCCGACCCAGTCCGAGGTGACCGATGCGGTTGCCGGGCCGCAGGCCGTCGTGCCTGAGGCTGAGCCGCCGGCGGCAGAGGTGTCGGAGCCGACCGGAGGGGCGGTTGCTACGCCCGAGGCCGAGCAGGGTGTTGCGGCCAAGGCCGGGGATGCCGCGCTTGTCGGGCAGCCCGAAGCGGTTTCGTCCGAGGACCGGACTGCGGCGGTTGAGCCGCAGGTGACCGAGATTGCGAACTCCGCGGTTGCCGAACCGGTTTCGCCGGAGATCGCCGCGGCGGACACCATGGTTGCCGATGCGCCGGCGGCTGAAGAGCCGACGCGGGTCGAGGTGACCGATGTGGTCGCCGAACCGCAGGATGCGGCAGCCGAGCCGATCGTGGCCGAGGCTGAGGTGACTGAGCCGGCCCGGGTTGATGTTGCCGAGTTGCCGGCTGGTGCGCCCGAGGCTGGGCAGACCGTGGTGGGCGAATCCGCGGAGCCGGTTCAAGCCGAAGCGGCGGCTGAGCCGCAGGTGGTCGAGGCCGACGATGCTGCGGCCGCCGAGTTGCCCGTAGCGGCCGAGCCTGCTCCGGCTGAGGTGCCGGAAGCCGCGCTGACCGATTCGGTTGTCACCGAGACCGCCGAGTCGCGGGCAGACGGGTCCGAGGCCGGCGCGGTTCCGGAACGCGCTGAAGCTGAGCCTGCCCAGACCGACGTGACCGATGCTGCTGTCGCCGAGCCGACCCAGGCCGACGCCAACGAAGCCGACGCCACGGAAAGCGGAGCCGCACAGCCCGACGCCACCGGGACCGCGGCGCGGGAAGCCGAGACCGCACAGCACTCGGCCACCGAAGCCGATGCCGCGCAGCACCAGGTCGGCGCCGCCGAAACCGGAGCCAAGCACCACGACGTCACCGAGACCGATCACCGCGGCGAGCGGTGA
- a CDS encoding glutaminyl-peptide cyclotransferase yields MRTPILTTLLLAAALGGCAGTPATPPGPEQLTVQVVSTLPHDPAAFTEGLEFAGDTLYESTGLAGSSQLTAGPAGGPPAVEATLPAPLFGEGVTVLGPTLWQLTWQDGFAIERDTKTLAELRRVPFQGEGWGLCHQDSGRLVMSNGSSWLTFRDPKTFAVTGSVDVGRDQLNELECVGGDVYANVWHTGTILRIDAATGHVTATIDAGQLRAQANATDPEAVLNGIAAVPGTGGEFLLTGKQWQVTFRVRFVPAPA; encoded by the coding sequence GTGCGCACGCCGATCCTCACCACACTGCTGCTGGCCGCCGCGCTCGGCGGCTGCGCGGGCACTCCCGCCACGCCGCCCGGCCCGGAACAACTCACGGTCCAGGTGGTCTCGACGCTGCCGCACGACCCCGCCGCGTTCACCGAAGGCCTCGAGTTCGCCGGCGACACGCTCTACGAAAGCACCGGCCTGGCCGGCAGCTCGCAGCTGACCGCGGGACCGGCCGGCGGGCCGCCCGCGGTCGAGGCCACGCTCCCGGCGCCCCTCTTCGGCGAAGGCGTCACCGTGCTCGGCCCGACGCTCTGGCAGCTCACCTGGCAAGACGGTTTCGCGATCGAACGCGACACCAAAACCCTCGCGGAGCTACGGCGCGTGCCGTTCCAAGGTGAGGGCTGGGGGCTGTGCCACCAGGACAGCGGCCGGCTGGTGATGAGCAACGGCTCGTCGTGGCTGACCTTCCGCGACCCGAAGACCTTCGCCGTGACCGGCAGTGTCGACGTCGGCCGCGATCAGCTCAACGAGCTGGAGTGCGTCGGCGGCGACGTCTACGCAAACGTTTGGCACACCGGCACCATCCTGCGGATCGACGCCGCCACCGGGCACGTCACCGCGACGATCGACGCAGGTCAGCTGCGTGCGCAGGCGAACGCGACCGACCCGGAAGCCGTGCTCAACGGGATCGCCGCCGTTCCCGGAACCGGTGGCGAATTCCTGCTGACCGGGAAGCAGTGGCAGGTCACGTTCCGGGTGAGGTTCGTCCCGGCTCCGGCGTGA
- a CDS encoding MFS transporter, whose amino-acid sequence MALFGSRSDSDGSRTGRSGQQRGRKSKRRWTPEPGAAQARSWREATPTRVDRPAAPPANPTRVDRPVAPPPVAPRAERPGPPPPRQDPPGSYYDDVRPQPPRVPNANEAPTAAAPTGHRPPPPRGARPYPPPHDPNRTEQVRREPPPPGGFYQGERRPGSGEYEHYDTGGYAGEPRPPEPEPEPREEPRTPGGTPKLPKKITVTRVAAMRSRQLTGQAVGAFQRATKADGAEKSGLTSLTYAVMLNYASDAAMAIALANTLFFAATSGESKGKVALYLLITIAPFALVAPVIGPALDKVQRGRRLAMCASSIGQGLMAVVMALHFDDWLLYPAALGMMVLSKSFTVLKAAVTPRVLPSEITLSKTNARLTTFGLIAAGTFGALASGINGITGAAGALWFTALICVAAAVQSMRIPAWVEATEGEVPTSLSAHPTEKKRRQPMGRHIVVALWGNGSVRVLTGFLMMFAAFAVKAQTEGTGQTPFTQLLLLGVIGAAAGAGGFLGNALGSRLSFGSPDQVIVGCVAGCVLAALVATVLPGLATAAIVGLVGATASALAKISLDAVIQEDLPEESRASAFGRSETVLQLAWCLGGGAGLLLPPTYWIGFLVITVVLAVGLTQTYLVRRGGSLLPGLGGDRPLRPEPTGSFQAQGLPGDPRARR is encoded by the coding sequence GTGGCACTCTTCGGCTCCCGCTCCGACTCCGACGGCTCACGCACCGGCCGGTCGGGTCAGCAGCGCGGCCGGAAGAGCAAGCGGCGCTGGACGCCGGAGCCGGGCGCGGCGCAGGCCCGCTCCTGGCGGGAGGCCACGCCGACCCGGGTCGACCGCCCGGCCGCGCCCCCGGCGAACCCCACCCGGGTCGACCGTCCGGTCGCGCCACCGCCCGTCGCCCCGCGCGCCGAACGTCCCGGCCCGCCGCCCCCCAGGCAGGACCCGCCGGGTAGCTACTACGACGACGTCCGGCCGCAGCCGCCGCGCGTCCCGAACGCGAACGAAGCCCCGACGGCCGCCGCGCCGACAGGACACCGGCCCCCTCCGCCGCGCGGAGCCCGGCCCTATCCGCCGCCGCACGACCCGAACCGCACCGAGCAGGTCCGCCGCGAGCCACCCCCGCCGGGTGGCTTCTACCAGGGTGAACGCCGTCCCGGCAGCGGTGAGTACGAGCACTACGACACCGGTGGTTACGCCGGTGAGCCGCGTCCGCCCGAGCCCGAACCCGAGCCGCGCGAGGAACCGCGGACCCCGGGTGGCACGCCGAAGCTGCCGAAGAAGATCACCGTCACGCGGGTGGCGGCGATGCGCAGCCGGCAGCTGACCGGCCAGGCCGTCGGCGCGTTCCAACGCGCGACGAAGGCCGACGGCGCCGAAAAGTCCGGCCTGACCTCCCTGACCTACGCCGTGATGCTGAACTACGCCAGCGACGCGGCGATGGCGATCGCGCTGGCCAACACTCTGTTCTTCGCGGCGACCAGCGGCGAGAGCAAGGGCAAGGTGGCGCTCTACCTGCTCATCACGATCGCGCCGTTCGCGCTGGTCGCGCCGGTGATCGGGCCCGCGCTCGACAAGGTGCAGCGCGGCCGGCGCCTCGCGATGTGCGCGTCGTCGATCGGCCAGGGCCTGATGGCCGTCGTGATGGCGCTGCACTTCGACGACTGGCTGCTCTACCCGGCCGCGCTCGGGATGATGGTGCTCTCGAAGTCGTTCACCGTGCTCAAGGCCGCCGTGACACCGCGGGTGCTGCCGTCCGAGATCACGCTGTCCAAGACCAACGCCCGGCTGACGACGTTCGGCCTGATCGCCGCCGGCACGTTCGGCGCCCTGGCCAGCGGCATCAACGGGATCACCGGCGCCGCGGGCGCGCTGTGGTTCACCGCGCTGATCTGCGTCGCCGCGGCGGTGCAGTCGATGCGGATCCCGGCCTGGGTCGAGGCGACCGAAGGTGAAGTCCCGACCTCGCTGTCGGCGCACCCGACCGAGAAGAAGCGGCGTCAGCCGATGGGGCGCCACATCGTCGTCGCCCTGTGGGGCAACGGCTCGGTGCGTGTGCTCACCGGCTTCCTCATGATGTTCGCCGCGTTCGCGGTGAAGGCCCAGACCGAAGGCACCGGGCAGACGCCGTTCACGCAGCTGCTGCTGCTCGGCGTGATCGGCGCCGCGGCGGGCGCCGGTGGCTTCCTCGGCAACGCGCTGGGCTCGCGGCTCAGCTTCGGCAGCCCCGACCAGGTGATCGTCGGCTGTGTGGCGGGCTGCGTGCTGGCCGCGCTGGTCGCGACCGTGCTGCCCGGCCTGGCGACGGCCGCGATCGTAGGCCTGGTCGGCGCGACGGCCAGCGCGCTGGCGAAGATCAGCCTCGACGCCGTGATCCAGGAAGACCTGCCCGAGGAGTCGCGCGCGTCGGCGTTCGGCCGCTCGGAGACGGTGCTGCAGCTGGCGTGGTGCCTCGGTGGCGGCGCCGGCCTGCTGCTGCCGCCGACGTACTGGATCGGCTTCCTCGTGATCACCGTCGTGCTGGCGGTCGGCTTGACCCAGACCTACCTGGTGCGCCGCGGCGGTTCGCTGCTGCCGGGCCTCGGCGGCGATCGTCCGCTGCGCCCCGAGCCGACCGGCAGCTTCCAGGCCCAGGGCCTGCCCGGGGACCCGAGGGCCCGCCGGTAG
- a CDS encoding DUF2771 family protein: MRRSRVVALLAAGGFAVAGCSAPGPAEVTFFADGHTINATPTVTCDYSQPAQNVCRTVRPPETLRVRPGKPVQVSVPGEVADAPWRVIVEYVTPQGEFKQRDPVLITSLDRYAYTVTPPTPADRVSAVEIQAYSAVVNSATGSDIMPSDFWGLRLDG; this comes from the coding sequence ATGCGACGTTCCCGGGTGGTGGCCCTGCTTGCGGCCGGTGGGTTCGCGGTGGCCGGCTGCTCGGCACCCGGTCCGGCCGAGGTCACCTTCTTCGCCGACGGCCACACCATCAACGCCACGCCGACGGTCACCTGCGACTACTCGCAGCCGGCCCAGAACGTGTGCCGCACGGTGCGCCCGCCGGAAACACTGCGAGTACGGCCGGGCAAGCCGGTGCAGGTTTCGGTACCCGGCGAGGTGGCGGACGCGCCGTGGCGCGTCATCGTCGAGTACGTCACCCCGCAGGGCGAGTTCAAGCAGCGCGACCCGGTGCTGATCACCTCGCTGGACCGCTACGCCTACACGGTCACCCCGCCGACGCCCGCCGACCGCGTCTCCGCGGTCGAGATCCAGGCGTACTCGGCCGTGGTGAACTCGGCCACCGGCTCGGACATCATGCCGAGCGACTTCTGGGGTCTCCGGCTCGACGGCTAG
- a CDS encoding cold-shock protein: MPTGKVKWYDVEKGFGFVTQDDGGADVYIRKAALPQGVEGLKAGQRLEFGVADGRRGPQALSVRLLDPPPSVAEARRRPAEELHGLIEDMIKLIELKVQPDLRRNRYPDKKNTKQIGEIMRAVARDLDP, encoded by the coding sequence GTGCCGACCGGCAAGGTCAAGTGGTACGACGTGGAGAAGGGCTTCGGTTTCGTCACGCAGGACGACGGAGGCGCCGACGTCTACATCCGCAAGGCCGCGCTGCCGCAGGGCGTCGAGGGGCTCAAGGCCGGGCAACGGCTCGAGTTCGGCGTCGCCGACGGCCGCCGCGGCCCGCAGGCTCTCTCCGTCCGGCTGCTCGACCCGCCGCCGTCCGTCGCCGAGGCGCGCCGTCGCCCGGCCGAGGAGCTGCACGGCCTGATCGAGGACATGATCAAGCTGATCGAGCTGAAGGTGCAGCCGGACCTGCGGCGCAACCGCTACCCGGACAAGAAGAACACCAAGCAGATCGGCGAGATCATGCGCGCGGTGGCCCGGGACCTCGACCCCTAA
- a CDS encoding HAD family hydrolase, whose translation MGITVGFDLDMTLIDARPGMAAAMTALGVESGLPLDGDAFAANLGPPLDDILRGFEAPEERIPGLVDRFRALYPDMVVPSTVALPGAVESLRAVRAAGGRTLVVTGKYGPNAQLHVDALGLDVDEVVGELWSTRKAEALLAHDARVYVGDHAGDVRGALAARAVAVGVTTGPCDRALLLSEGADVVFDSLTEFPEWFERTYAGSVVP comes from the coding sequence GTGGGCATCACCGTGGGGTTCGACCTCGACATGACACTGATCGACGCGCGGCCGGGCATGGCCGCGGCGATGACCGCGCTCGGCGTCGAATCCGGCCTGCCGCTGGACGGCGACGCGTTCGCGGCCAACCTCGGCCCGCCGCTCGACGACATCCTGCGCGGCTTCGAGGCGCCCGAGGAACGCATCCCCGGCCTCGTCGACCGGTTCCGCGCGCTGTACCCGGACATGGTCGTGCCGAGCACGGTCGCGCTGCCCGGCGCGGTCGAGTCGCTGCGGGCGGTGCGGGCCGCGGGCGGGCGCACGCTCGTCGTCACCGGCAAGTACGGGCCCAACGCGCAGCTGCACGTGGACGCGCTCGGCCTCGACGTCGACGAGGTCGTCGGCGAGCTGTGGTCGACGCGGAAGGCCGAAGCGCTGCTGGCCCACGACGCGCGGGTGTATGTCGGAGATCACGCCGGCGACGTCCGCGGCGCGCTCGCCGCCCGGGCGGTCGCGGTCGGCGTCACAACGGGTCCCTGCGATCGCGCCCTGCTGCTGAGCGAGGGCGCGGACGTGGTGTTCGACTCGCTGACCGAGTTCCCGGAGTGGTTCGAGCGGACCTACGCGGGGAGCGTGGTGCCCTGA
- a CDS encoding TetR/AcrR family transcriptional regulator, with translation MTSFTDRTKASLREALLDAAGDLLPDRGYAALRMADVAAKAGVSRQTVYNEFGNKAALAQAVALRTAAEFLDGIRQRFETADGLLAGIHCAVVYTIEHARENRLVAAALGTEAGEDLLPLLTTKGEPILSAAAELAAEHYRELEPGLSAESAALLAETVVRLSLSHLVLPTHTAAEAADAVTAVLAPAIRHFVHNGVTR, from the coding sequence GTGACCAGCTTCACTGACCGGACCAAGGCGTCCCTCCGCGAAGCGCTGCTCGACGCGGCCGGGGACCTGCTGCCGGACCGCGGCTACGCGGCGCTGCGGATGGCCGACGTCGCGGCGAAGGCCGGGGTAAGCAGGCAGACCGTCTACAACGAGTTCGGCAACAAGGCGGCGCTGGCCCAGGCGGTGGCGCTGCGCACCGCGGCGGAGTTCCTCGACGGGATCCGGCAGCGGTTCGAGACGGCGGACGGCCTGCTGGCCGGCATCCACTGCGCCGTCGTCTACACGATCGAGCACGCGCGGGAGAACCGCCTGGTCGCGGCGGCGCTCGGCACCGAAGCCGGCGAAGACCTGCTGCCCCTGCTGACCACCAAGGGCGAGCCGATCCTGTCCGCGGCCGCCGAGCTCGCGGCCGAGCACTACCGCGAACTCGAGCCGGGCCTGTCGGCCGAGTCCGCCGCCCTGCTCGCGGAGACCGTCGTGCGGCTTTCGCTGTCGCACCTCGTGCTCCCCACGCACACCGCGGCGGAGGCGGCCGACGCCGTCACCGCCGTCCTGGCGCCCGCCATCCGGCATTTCGTCCACAATGGAGTGACACGATGA